Proteins co-encoded in one Scomber scombrus chromosome 14, fScoSco1.1, whole genome shotgun sequence genomic window:
- the trim47 gene encoding E3 ubiquitin-protein ligase TRIM47, with product MATAGAAGDDLRKELTCAICLDFFKDPVILKCGHNFCRFCICMHWDENGGDYGYQCPQCRTVFNKRSFTKNYLVQNLVAKLDDLECLGSCPAPSKPIKVDGKCEQHGEELKLYCQTDKRPICVVCRESRAHRHHEVAPVPEVVNDMKMELKLRLMELNWQKSQCVKVITADERTKSEVRMKKQRLKEKIEADVGALVQFLLDERDSLLDSLDAEEVATMAVIDDNLKIVETEVAVVDKAITDIHSHISGKTSFESLADTFNEVIHCKPFTSLETVNCQTEFTDFSGPFQLIMWKKMMHVLHTMPQNLTLDPDTAHLNLLISDFDTKVEEGRCRNQEPDLPARFTRFCGVLATAQYASGQHYWEVDVKDKGVWYLGVTTECSNRKGFVSLTPSAGYWSLCLQDRLYANGEDGRIPVADYWNSPRVGVYLDYDNGRLSFYDAVTMKRLYMFDTCFEEPVYPFFSPGKNDPGSRLQICHYY from the exons ATGGCCACGGCAGGAGCAGCTGGAGACGACCTGAGGAAAGAGCTAACATGTGCAATTTGTTTGGACTTCTTCAAAGACCCTGTCATACTGAAGTGCGGTCATAATTTCTGTCGGTTTTGCATTTGTATGCACTGGGATGAAAATGGCGGAGACTACGGATATCAGTGCCCTCAATGCCGAACG GTTTTCAACAAGAGGAGTTTCACTAAAAACTACCTGGTGCAGAACCTGGTCGCCAAACTGGACGATCTTGAGTGTCTGGGGTCTTGTCCAGCACCCTCTAAACCCATTAAAGTTGATGGGAAGTGTGAACAACATGGAGAAGAGCTTAAACTGTACTGCCAGACTGATAAGAGGCCTATTTGTGTAGTCTGCAGGGAATCCAGAGCACACAG ACACCATGAGGTGGCACCAGTACCAGAAGTTGTGAATGACATGAAG ATGGAGTTGAAACTGAGGCTTATGGAGCTCAACTGGCAGAAGTCTCAATGTGTAAAAGTTATAACGGCTGACGAGCGCACCAAAAGTGAAGTGAGG ATGAAGAAACAGAGACTCAAGGAGAAAATTGAAGCAGATGTTGGGGCTTTAGTCCAGTTCCTGCTAGATGAAAGAGACTCCCTGCTTGACAGCCTGGATGCTGAGGAAGTGGCTACCATGGCTGTCATAGACGACAACTTGAAGATTGTGGAGACTGAGGTGGCAGTTGTGGACAAGGCCATAACTGATATCCACAGCCACATCAGTGGGAAAACTAGCTTTGAG AGCCTTGCTGATACATTCAACGA AGTCATCCATTGCAAGCCTTTCACATCTCTGGAGACTGTTAATTGTCAGACAGAATTTACAGACTTCTCAGGGCCCTTCCAGCTCATCATGTGGAagaaaatgatgcatgtgcTGCATACCA TGCCTCAGAACCTCACCTTAGACCCAGACACTGCTCACCTAAACCTGCTAATCTCAGATTTTGACACCAAAGTGGAGGAGGGTCGTTGTCGTAACCAGGAGCCAGACCTGCCGGCCCGCTTCACCCGCTTCTGTGGTGTCCTCGCTACAGCCCAGTACGCCAGTGGCCAGCACTACTGGGAGGTGGACGTTAAAGACAAAGGTGTGTGGTACTTGGGAGTCACCACCGAGTGCAGCAACAGGAAGGGCTTCGTCAGCCTCACTCCTTCTGCAGGATACTGGAGCCTGTGTCTGCAGGACCGGCTGTATGCCAACGGGGAGGATGGGCGCATCCCTGTCGCAGACTACTGGAACTCTCCTCGGGTTGGTGTTTACCTGGACTATGACAATGGTCGTCTTAGTTTCTATGACGCCGTCACAATGAAGAGACTCTACATGTTTGACACCTGCTTTGAAGAGCCTGTCTACCCTTTCTTCAGCCCGGGGAAGAACGATCCCGGCAGCAGGCTGCAGATATGCCACTATTACTGA
- the trim3b gene encoding tripartite motif-containing protein 3b isoform X2 has protein sequence MSSAMAKREAGGTSPVVRQIDKQFLVCSICLDHYRNPKVLPCLHTFCESCLQNYIPPESLTLSCPVCRQTSILPEKGVSALQNNFFITNLMEVLQRDPECSRPEACSVLESVSAAAAGKPLCCPNHEGKVMEFYCESCETAMCLDCTEGEHRDHVTVPLRDVVEQHKAALKTQLDAIHSRLPHLTAAIELVSEISRQLNERKNEAIAEITSTFEELERALHQRKSALITDLENICSAKQKVLQAQLSSLLQGKDHIQSSCSFTEQALNHGSATEVLLVQKQMSERVTALARHDFPERPHQNAHLDCQVETEGLRRSIQNLGVLLTTAAVAHTSVATGEGLRHAATGQHHTITVTTKDKDGELVRTGNAVLKAEITSADGSRAAGTEITDNKNGTYEVGYTVRSEGEHSFALLLYGQPIRGSPFRLRAVKPSDVPQSPDDVKRRVKSPSGTGGHIRQKAVRRPSSMYSTTKKKENPIEDELIYRVGTRGREKGEFTNLQGISSSNNGRVVVADSNNQCIQIFSNDGQFKMRFGVRGRSPGQLQRPTGVTVDMNGDIVVADYDNRWVSIFSSDGKFKNKIGAGRLMGPKGVAVDKNGHIITVDNKACCVFIFQSNGKLVTKFGGRGTSDRQFAGPHFVAVNNKNEIIVTDFHNHSVKVYSADGEFLFKFGSHGEGNGQFNAPTGVAVDANGNIIIADWGNSRIQVFDSTGSFLSYINTSADPLYGPQGLALTSDGHVAVADSGNHCFKVYRYLQ, from the exons ATGTCTTCTGCTATGGCAAAGCGTGAGGCTGGGGGCACCAGCCCTGTGGTGCGTCAGATAGACAAGCAGTTTCTGGTCTGCAGCATCTGTCTGGATCACTACCGCAATCCCAAGGTCCTGCCCTGTCTTCATACCTTCTGTGAAAG TTGTCTCCAGAACTACATTCCCCCAGAGTCTCTGACGCTCTCGTGTCCAGTGTGTCGGCAGACGTCCATCCTGCCAGAGAAAGGAGTTTCTGCTTTACAGAACAACTTCTTCATCACTAATCTCATGGAG GTCCTTCAGCGTGACCCAGAGTGCTCTCGACCAGAAGCCTGCAGCGTCCTGGAGTCCGTCAGCGCTGCAGCTGCAGGGAAACCCCTCTGCTGCCCAAACCATGAGGGAAAG GTGATGGAGTTCTACTGCGAGTCGTGTGAGACAGCCATGTGTCTGGACTGTACAGAGGGCGAGCATCGGGACCATGTGACCGTTCCTCTGCGGGATGTTGTGGAACAGCACAAGGCTGCGCTGAAAACACAGCTGGATGCCATACACAGCAG GCTCCCTCACCTAACAGCAGCCATCGAACTGGTGAGTGAGATCTCTCGCCAgctaaatgaaagaaagaatgaagcaATAGCAGAGATTACCAGTACGTTTGAAGAACTGGAACGGGCGCTGCATCAACGGAAGTCAGCCCTCATCACAGACCTGGAGAACATCTGCAGTGCCAAGCAGAAG GTGCTACAGGCCCAGCTTTCATCCCTCCTGCAGGGGAAGGATCACATCCAGAGCAGTTGCAGCTTTACGGAGCAGGCTCTCAACCACGGAAGTGCTACTGAG GTACTGCTAGTTCAGAAGCAGATGAGTGAGCGGGTAACAGCACTGGCGAGACATGACTTCCCAGAAAGACCACATCAGAATGCACACCTGGACTGTCAG GTGGAGACTGAAGGCCTGCGGCGCTCCATCCAGAACCTAGGTGTTCTCCTCACCACAGCAGCTGTGGCTCACACCTCCGTTGCAACGGGCGAGGGCCTCCGCCATGCAGCAACCGGGCAGCACCACACCATTACTGTGACAACAAAAGACAAA GATGGGGAGTTGGTGCGGAcaggaaatgctgttttaaaagcagagaTAACATCTGCTGACGGGAGCCGGGCTGCAGGGACAGAGATAACAGACAATAAGAACGGGACATATGAGGTGGGGTACACGGTACGCTCTGAGGGAGAGCACTCTTTTGCTCTGTTGCTATATGGCCAGCCGATACGTGGCAGTCCGTTCCGCTTGCGGGCGGTCAAGCCGTCAGATGTGCCACAATCTCCGGATGATGTCAAGAGGAGGGTGAAGTCTCCTAGTGGGACAGGGGGCCACATACGGCAGAAAGCAGTTCGACGGCCCTCCAGCATGTACAGCACCACCAAGAAAAAGGAGAATCCCATTGAGGATGAGCTCATCTATAGAGTGG GTACTCGGggcagagagaaaggggagtTCACCAATCTGCAGGGAATCTCATCCTCTAATAATGGCAGAGTGGTGGTGGCAGACAGCAACAACCAGTGcatacag ATATTCTCCAATGATGGCCAGTTCAAGATGCGCTTTGGGGTCAGAGGTCGGTCTCCGGGACAGCTGCAGAGACCAACTGGCGTCACTGTGGACATGAATGGTGACATTGTGGTGGCCGACTATGACAATCGATGGGTCAGCATCTTCTCCTCTGATGGAAAGTTTAAG AATAAAATTGGTGCAGGCCGACTCATGGGTCCTAAGGGTGTGGCTGTGGATAAGAACGGACACATCATCACTGTGGACAACAAAGCCTGCTGTGTCTTCATCTTTCAATCCAATGGGAAGCTTGTGACTAAGTTTGGAGGCAGGGGGACGTCTGACAGACAGTTTGCAG GTCCACACTTTGTTGCAGTTAACAACAAGAATGAAATTATTGTGACCGATTTTCACAATCACTCTGTGAAG GTGTACAGTGCAGATGGAGAGTTCTTGTTCAAATTTGGCTCTCATGGTGAAGGCAATGGCCAGTTCAATGCTCCCACCGGTGTGGCTGTGGACGCCAACGGAAATATCATCATAGCTGACTGGGGTAACAGCAGAATACAG gTGTTTGACAGCACAGGATCCTTCTTATCTTACATTAACACATCAGCAGACCCGCTGTACGGCCCTCAGGGCCTCGCCCTCACCTCAGATGGACATGTGGCTGTGGCTGACTCTGGCAACCACTGCTTCAAGGTTTACAGATATCTGCAGTAG
- the trim3b gene encoding tripartite motif-containing protein 3b isoform X1, with protein MSSAMAKREAGGTSPVVRQIDKQFLVCSICLDHYRNPKVLPCLHTFCESCLQNYIPPESLTLSCPVCRQTSILPEKGVSALQNNFFITNLMEVLQRDPECSRPEACSVLESVSAAAAGKPLCCPNHEGKVMEFYCESCETAMCLDCTEGEHRDHVTVPLRDVVEQHKAALKTQLDAIHSRLPHLTAAIELVSEISRQLNERKNEAIAEITSTFEELERALHQRKSALITDLENICSAKQKVLQAQLSSLLQGKDHIQSSCSFTEQALNHGSATEVLLVQKQMSERVTALARHDFPERPHQNAHLDCQVETEGLRRSIQNLGVLLTTAAVAHTSVATGEGLRHAATGQHHTITVTTKDKDGELVRTGNAVLKAEITSADGSRAAGTEITDNKNGTYEVGYTVRSEGEHSFALLLYGQPIRGSPFRLRAVKPSDVPQSPDDVKRRVKSPSGTGGHIRQKAVRRPSSMYSTTKKKENPIEDELIYRVGTRGREKGEFTNLQGISSSNNGRVVVADSNNQCIQIFSNDGQFKMRFGVRGRSPGQLQRPTGVTVDMNGDIVVADYDNRWVSIFSSDGKFKNKIGAGRLMGPKGVAVDKNGHIITVDNKACCVFIFQSNGKLVTKFGGRGTSDRQFAEKLGPNLNKSGSVFSPHFVAVNNKNEIIVTDFHNHSVKVYSADGEFLFKFGSHGEGNGQFNAPTGVAVDANGNIIIADWGNSRIQVFDSTGSFLSYINTSADPLYGPQGLALTSDGHVAVADSGNHCFKVYRYLQ; from the exons ATGTCTTCTGCTATGGCAAAGCGTGAGGCTGGGGGCACCAGCCCTGTGGTGCGTCAGATAGACAAGCAGTTTCTGGTCTGCAGCATCTGTCTGGATCACTACCGCAATCCCAAGGTCCTGCCCTGTCTTCATACCTTCTGTGAAAG TTGTCTCCAGAACTACATTCCCCCAGAGTCTCTGACGCTCTCGTGTCCAGTGTGTCGGCAGACGTCCATCCTGCCAGAGAAAGGAGTTTCTGCTTTACAGAACAACTTCTTCATCACTAATCTCATGGAG GTCCTTCAGCGTGACCCAGAGTGCTCTCGACCAGAAGCCTGCAGCGTCCTGGAGTCCGTCAGCGCTGCAGCTGCAGGGAAACCCCTCTGCTGCCCAAACCATGAGGGAAAG GTGATGGAGTTCTACTGCGAGTCGTGTGAGACAGCCATGTGTCTGGACTGTACAGAGGGCGAGCATCGGGACCATGTGACCGTTCCTCTGCGGGATGTTGTGGAACAGCACAAGGCTGCGCTGAAAACACAGCTGGATGCCATACACAGCAG GCTCCCTCACCTAACAGCAGCCATCGAACTGGTGAGTGAGATCTCTCGCCAgctaaatgaaagaaagaatgaagcaATAGCAGAGATTACCAGTACGTTTGAAGAACTGGAACGGGCGCTGCATCAACGGAAGTCAGCCCTCATCACAGACCTGGAGAACATCTGCAGTGCCAAGCAGAAG GTGCTACAGGCCCAGCTTTCATCCCTCCTGCAGGGGAAGGATCACATCCAGAGCAGTTGCAGCTTTACGGAGCAGGCTCTCAACCACGGAAGTGCTACTGAG GTACTGCTAGTTCAGAAGCAGATGAGTGAGCGGGTAACAGCACTGGCGAGACATGACTTCCCAGAAAGACCACATCAGAATGCACACCTGGACTGTCAG GTGGAGACTGAAGGCCTGCGGCGCTCCATCCAGAACCTAGGTGTTCTCCTCACCACAGCAGCTGTGGCTCACACCTCCGTTGCAACGGGCGAGGGCCTCCGCCATGCAGCAACCGGGCAGCACCACACCATTACTGTGACAACAAAAGACAAA GATGGGGAGTTGGTGCGGAcaggaaatgctgttttaaaagcagagaTAACATCTGCTGACGGGAGCCGGGCTGCAGGGACAGAGATAACAGACAATAAGAACGGGACATATGAGGTGGGGTACACGGTACGCTCTGAGGGAGAGCACTCTTTTGCTCTGTTGCTATATGGCCAGCCGATACGTGGCAGTCCGTTCCGCTTGCGGGCGGTCAAGCCGTCAGATGTGCCACAATCTCCGGATGATGTCAAGAGGAGGGTGAAGTCTCCTAGTGGGACAGGGGGCCACATACGGCAGAAAGCAGTTCGACGGCCCTCCAGCATGTACAGCACCACCAAGAAAAAGGAGAATCCCATTGAGGATGAGCTCATCTATAGAGTGG GTACTCGGggcagagagaaaggggagtTCACCAATCTGCAGGGAATCTCATCCTCTAATAATGGCAGAGTGGTGGTGGCAGACAGCAACAACCAGTGcatacag ATATTCTCCAATGATGGCCAGTTCAAGATGCGCTTTGGGGTCAGAGGTCGGTCTCCGGGACAGCTGCAGAGACCAACTGGCGTCACTGTGGACATGAATGGTGACATTGTGGTGGCCGACTATGACAATCGATGGGTCAGCATCTTCTCCTCTGATGGAAAGTTTAAG AATAAAATTGGTGCAGGCCGACTCATGGGTCCTAAGGGTGTGGCTGTGGATAAGAACGGACACATCATCACTGTGGACAACAAAGCCTGCTGTGTCTTCATCTTTCAATCCAATGGGAAGCTTGTGACTAAGTTTGGAGGCAGGGGGACGTCTGACAGACAGTTTGCAG AAAAACTTGGCCCAAACTTAAATAAATCTGGCTCAGTTTTCA GTCCACACTTTGTTGCAGTTAACAACAAGAATGAAATTATTGTGACCGATTTTCACAATCACTCTGTGAAG GTGTACAGTGCAGATGGAGAGTTCTTGTTCAAATTTGGCTCTCATGGTGAAGGCAATGGCCAGTTCAATGCTCCCACCGGTGTGGCTGTGGACGCCAACGGAAATATCATCATAGCTGACTGGGGTAACAGCAGAATACAG gTGTTTGACAGCACAGGATCCTTCTTATCTTACATTAACACATCAGCAGACCCGCTGTACGGCCCTCAGGGCCTCGCCCTCACCTCAGATGGACATGTGGCTGTGGCTGACTCTGGCAACCACTGCTTCAAGGTTTACAGATATCTGCAGTAG